In Hydrogenovibrio marinus, a single genomic region encodes these proteins:
- a CDS encoding HPP family protein produces the protein MQIKKARIDDDKTFSKVAVFMKLSKNNSPLIANISHFFGVSQTPVSHSEKIISALGGFIAIFCIMAVSHHYIPGAASMGIVASMGASAVLLFAVPHGPLSQPWPLIGSHLLSAFVGVACALWIKDPILAGSLAVGISIGLMYYLKCIHPPGGATALTAVVAGDAVQHLGFGFMLTPVLLNLVVIFGVAMLFNGLFYWRRYPAYLQQTQKQVPVAQSDFESLSHQDFIEALKEIDSFVDINEYDLNRILDLVYHSQKQHNMVPEEIHLGGVYSNGKIGSNWSMRKIIDEGHDDHSNTDYVIFKQIAGQEKKKNDCITRQEFARWAKYEMHQVEGRWQRVATKD, from the coding sequence ATGCAAATAAAAAAGGCTAGAATCGACGACGACAAAACTTTCAGCAAGGTCGCTGTCTTTATGAAACTATCGAAAAACAACTCTCCGCTTATCGCCAATATCTCACACTTCTTTGGGGTCAGCCAAACTCCGGTGAGCCATAGCGAAAAGATCATCTCTGCACTGGGCGGTTTCATCGCTATTTTCTGTATTATGGCAGTGAGTCATCATTATATTCCAGGGGCGGCCAGCATGGGCATTGTGGCCTCAATGGGGGCTTCGGCAGTGCTGTTGTTTGCCGTGCCGCATGGCCCTCTCTCCCAGCCATGGCCATTGATTGGTAGCCACCTGCTGTCAGCTTTTGTGGGCGTTGCTTGCGCACTTTGGATAAAAGATCCGATTTTGGCAGGAAGCCTTGCGGTGGGGATTAGTATTGGTCTGATGTACTACCTGAAATGCATCCATCCACCCGGTGGTGCCACAGCCTTAACAGCGGTAGTCGCCGGTGATGCCGTTCAGCACCTTGGGTTTGGCTTTATGCTCACACCCGTGCTTTTGAACCTAGTGGTGATTTTCGGGGTTGCCATGTTGTTCAACGGCTTGTTTTACTGGCGTCGTTACCCTGCCTATCTACAACAAACACAAAAACAAGTACCTGTCGCTCAATCCGATTTTGAATCACTTTCTCACCAGGATTTCATTGAAGCCCTGAAAGAAATCGACTCTTTTGTCGACATCAACGAATACGATTTGAACCGCATTTTGGATTTGGTGTATCACAGCCAGAAGCAACACAACATGGTGCCGGAAGAAATTCACTTAGGCGGCGTCTACAGCAATGGAAAGATTGGCAGCAACTGGAGCATGAGGAAAATCATAGATGAAGGTCACGATGACCACTCAAATACCGATTACGTCATCTTCAAGCAAATTGCCGGGCAGGAAAAGAAGAAAAACGACTGCATCACGCGCCAGGAATTTGCGCGCTGGGCAAAGTATGAAATGCACCAAGTCGAAGGACGTTGGCAGCGCGTTGCCACTAAAGACTAG
- the coaD gene encoding pantetheine-phosphate adenylyltransferase has protein sequence MSITAVYPGTFDPITNGHFDLIERAAHFYDRLIIAVADNRNKNTLFTLEKRVELARLVTQGIPNVEVIGFSGLLVDFVQSVKGNVLLRGLRAVSDFEYEFQLASMNRKLAPEIETMFMTPAEQYAFISSSLVREISALGGDVTEFVHPQVAQALQQAQNL, from the coding sequence ATGAGTATTACCGCTGTTTACCCGGGAACGTTTGACCCGATTACCAATGGGCATTTCGACCTAATAGAACGCGCTGCGCACTTTTATGATCGCTTGATTATCGCTGTCGCGGATAACCGCAATAAGAACACTTTGTTTACCTTGGAAAAGCGAGTCGAGTTGGCACGTTTGGTGACGCAAGGCATTCCGAATGTCGAAGTGATTGGGTTCAGCGGTTTGCTGGTAGATTTCGTGCAGTCGGTGAAAGGAAATGTTCTCCTGCGTGGGCTACGAGCCGTGTCTGACTTTGAGTATGAGTTTCAGCTGGCTTCCATGAACCGTAAGCTGGCACCGGAAATCGAAACCATGTTTATGACTCCGGCGGAGCAGTATGCGTTTATCTCTTCCAGCCTGGTTCGTGAGATTTCTGCATTGGGTGGTGATGTTACCGAGTTTGTTCACCCTCAGGTGGCACAAGCTTTGCAGCAAGCGCAAAACCTTTAG
- a CDS encoding DUF2789 family protein: MDVSEHTLETLFQQLGLPNEQAEVEAFVEMHKPLPLSVPLAEADFWNDGQAAFIVEAFADDAEWIEAVDQLDALLRD; the protein is encoded by the coding sequence ATGGATGTTTCTGAACACACACTGGAAACACTGTTCCAGCAACTGGGTTTGCCAAATGAACAAGCGGAAGTAGAAGCCTTTGTTGAGATGCATAAACCGTTGCCTTTATCCGTACCACTTGCTGAGGCGGATTTCTGGAATGACGGTCAGGCCGCATTTATTGTCGAAGCATTTGCCGATGATGCCGAGTGGATTGAAGCTGTCGATCAGCTAGATGCTTTATTGAGAGATTAA
- the rsmD gene encoding 16S rRNA (guanine(966)-N(2))-methyltransferase RsmD: MSKSKRNSHQTKNSTPEGVSRAKTARLGRDDIVHQKNEMGEVRIIGGDFKGRKLPVRQAQGLRPTSDRIRETLFNWLQFEVPGASCLDVFSGSGALGFEALSRGAASVVCLELSAQNANQLKANQQLLKAENISIIQADSLAWLENHTENPFDIIFIDPPFHQGLMQQTLDKLFGKGYVSDSTWLYLEQEKALDWPKLPDGWTCYREKTTSQVRLGLWCIER; the protein is encoded by the coding sequence ATGTCAAAATCCAAAAGAAATTCGCATCAAACAAAGAACTCGACGCCCGAAGGGGTAAGTCGAGCAAAAACTGCCAGGTTGGGTAGAGATGATATCGTTCATCAGAAAAACGAAATGGGCGAAGTACGGATTATCGGAGGAGACTTTAAGGGGCGCAAACTCCCTGTTCGCCAAGCGCAAGGCCTAAGGCCGACTTCTGATCGTATTCGTGAGACATTATTCAATTGGTTGCAATTTGAAGTGCCGGGGGCGAGTTGCTTGGATGTGTTTTCCGGTTCTGGTGCCTTGGGGTTTGAAGCCTTATCGCGTGGTGCAGCGAGTGTGGTGTGTTTGGAATTGTCCGCGCAAAACGCCAATCAACTTAAGGCCAATCAGCAGTTACTCAAGGCAGAAAACATCAGTATTATTCAAGCGGATAGTTTGGCTTGGCTGGAAAACCACACCGAAAATCCGTTCGATATTATTTTTATCGACCCGCCGTTTCATCAAGGACTGATGCAGCAGACACTGGATAAGTTGTTTGGAAAGGGTTATGTCAGCGATTCGACGTGGTTGTATCTGGAACAGGAAAAAGCGCTTGATTGGCCGAAACTGCCGGATGGGTGGACATGCTACCGGGAGAAAACGACCTCTCAAGTCCGTTTAGGGCTGTGGTGCATTGAGCGTTGA
- a CDS encoding EAL domain-containing protein: MNFLHKRLQSILFVFISLWSWSACAHLNLDSNLNLGVYAYREPEKTRQQYQPLVDFLNSQVSGFHIHLQVLSNEALKTALHRHDVDLLLVNPSLYEIVRNENSLSGAIATVQRSRNGITTSSLGGVVFTQANRKDIKQYKDLLNKVIAIPSTSNMGAYRIPLFELKKRGLKTDEIRFHSVGTNDDVVKSVLTGKADVGFVRTGILESWQDEGKLKLTQIKVIHPRKLMGFPYLVSTPLYPEWPFVVLSNVDENKTRQLIVALFKFKPDADYVKKFGVAGFVPPSDYLPVQNLLRSLHLPPYDALPEFNWEDFWAVYHVPILLLLVLFIVVVIALLGTGALSASLKEQSNRLYGIIKATRSGSWEWDIASGGLVINERWAEIVGYKLYELEPINIHTWERFVHPDDLKKANELIHEHFAGKLDYYEMELRMRHKDGRWIWILDRGMVTRWSTKGDPMKMAGTHVEITNLKKHEEQLKLNATRDEALLRLPQLMESSTEADFLSAALEQVKEMVRSELAFAHIIIPGKNSEEAHWSECSYPVCKTHMDQQFSIVLTEVCHQIVEFGQMYSKEGGADLFLMQRDLTTQPVNVRRCFVLPIFEQDNVIMVFGMGNKAEPYDESDIETVRILGSEIWRLIENNRIQMKANQQHQQYQRLVKEIGDNYVVFSVSADENIIQYASDSLEKVFGVSKEKALGLSWPNMVEWNEDSVQEVLGYKEAMRRGELDFKEYYMRFTHPIKHEERIIHVMLHAVRDEQGVLIGTDGLIEHVTDKIKAERELRQAASVFEYAQEGIMITDAKANILDVNEAFVRITGYEREEVIGQKPNILNSGRQSTTFYAELWKELFMGGQWSGEIWNRRKDGEEYPEKVTISGIFDKDGNAIQYIALFSDISLQKQQQAQLEHIAHYDSLTGLPNRSLLSDRISQAMAYSNRHHLQMAVVFIDLDGFKAVNDVYGHQVGDRLLVEIAKRFERSLRESDTIARLGGDEFVAVISDFKQQKELEAVLKRLLADANEPVTIGGSKLGVSASIGVSFYRQGADLDADQIMRQADQAMYQAKLRGKNQIFIFEESSKIAQSADLLALEKAMENNELCLYYQPKVNMRTGEVLGFEALIRWEHPEKGLLLPASFLTLLYDHPLANKLGYWVIEEAMKQMCVWFQAGKNISVSVNVEGSLLQDARFVTQLKKMLETYPNVKPGWLTLEILESSAIEDLFTVSQIIIECRKLGVYFSIDDFGTGYASLTYLKSLPVHELKIDRSFIKDLASDLQSLAIMQSLVSMGQAFNLKVIAEGVENDQQAAMLLKLGYELAQGYRIARPMPSANVLDWLNAWQVFPHWQLVEKIKDAKGLALVAIIAEHKAWVEMIKRYVETASKELPPLHPSECRFGRWLQGEGTSVLGMHRDEIESLHQSVHVVGEEAVALKKIGDIQSARKELSELEKLKNQIVSIIEQLISERGEELFSEEMNQS, encoded by the coding sequence ATGAATTTTTTGCACAAGAGGCTTCAGTCTATACTGTTTGTTTTTATCAGCTTATGGAGCTGGTCTGCTTGTGCGCACCTGAATTTGGATTCCAACCTGAATTTAGGTGTCTATGCCTATCGCGAACCTGAAAAAACGAGACAACAGTACCAGCCATTGGTTGACTTCTTAAACTCACAAGTGTCCGGTTTTCATATTCACCTACAAGTACTAAGCAATGAGGCGTTAAAAACCGCATTGCACCGTCATGATGTTGATTTGTTGTTGGTCAACCCAAGTCTTTATGAGATTGTTCGAAACGAAAATAGCTTAAGTGGTGCGATTGCTACTGTGCAGCGCTCTCGGAATGGCATAACGACCAGTAGCCTTGGTGGTGTGGTGTTCACACAGGCAAACCGAAAAGACATTAAACAGTACAAAGATTTGCTAAATAAAGTCATTGCCATTCCTTCCACCAGCAATATGGGCGCTTATCGTATACCTTTGTTTGAGCTGAAAAAGCGTGGCCTGAAAACAGATGAAATCAGATTTCATTCTGTCGGCACCAATGATGATGTTGTTAAAAGTGTTTTGACAGGCAAGGCGGATGTCGGTTTTGTTCGAACGGGTATCTTGGAAAGCTGGCAAGATGAAGGCAAGTTAAAGCTAACACAGATTAAAGTCATACATCCCCGTAAGTTGATGGGGTTTCCTTATTTGGTGTCCACGCCTTTGTATCCTGAGTGGCCATTCGTTGTGTTGTCGAATGTAGATGAAAATAAGACTCGACAGTTGATTGTGGCGTTGTTCAAGTTTAAGCCGGATGCAGACTATGTTAAGAAGTTTGGGGTTGCCGGCTTTGTTCCACCATCAGATTATTTGCCAGTACAAAATTTATTGAGGTCGCTCCATTTGCCGCCTTACGATGCATTACCAGAATTCAATTGGGAGGACTTCTGGGCGGTCTATCACGTTCCAATATTGTTGTTGCTGGTACTGTTTATCGTCGTTGTGATTGCATTGCTGGGTACGGGAGCCCTAAGTGCAAGCTTGAAAGAGCAGTCAAACAGACTGTATGGGATTATCAAGGCAACTCGTTCCGGTAGTTGGGAGTGGGACATCGCATCCGGAGGTCTGGTTATCAATGAGAGATGGGCAGAAATTGTCGGCTACAAGTTATATGAGTTAGAACCTATTAACATCCATACTTGGGAGCGTTTTGTTCACCCAGATGATTTAAAGAAAGCGAATGAACTTATTCACGAGCATTTTGCTGGAAAGTTGGATTATTACGAAATGGAACTTCGTATGCGGCATAAGGATGGTCGCTGGATTTGGATATTAGACAGAGGAATGGTCACGCGTTGGTCGACAAAAGGCGACCCGATGAAAATGGCGGGAACCCATGTTGAAATCACTAATCTGAAAAAACATGAAGAGCAACTTAAGCTCAATGCTACTCGTGATGAAGCGCTGCTACGTTTGCCTCAGTTGATGGAGTCTTCTACAGAGGCCGATTTCCTGTCTGCGGCTCTTGAGCAAGTCAAAGAGATGGTTCGAAGTGAATTGGCATTTGCCCACATCATCATCCCCGGTAAAAATTCAGAAGAAGCGCACTGGTCCGAGTGCTCTTATCCTGTGTGTAAAACGCATATGGATCAGCAGTTCTCTATCGTGTTGACTGAAGTCTGTCATCAAATTGTGGAATTCGGACAAATGTATTCTAAAGAGGGCGGGGCGGATTTATTCTTGATGCAACGCGACCTGACGACTCAGCCGGTCAATGTTCGTCGTTGCTTTGTGTTGCCTATCTTTGAACAAGATAACGTCATTATGGTATTTGGCATGGGAAATAAGGCTGAGCCTTATGATGAATCGGATATTGAAACGGTACGTATTTTGGGGAGTGAAATTTGGCGCTTGATTGAGAATAATCGTATTCAAATGAAAGCCAACCAACAGCATCAGCAATATCAGCGTCTTGTTAAAGAAATCGGTGACAACTATGTGGTGTTTTCGGTCAGTGCCGATGAAAATATTATTCAGTATGCCAGTGACAGCCTTGAAAAGGTTTTTGGGGTGTCAAAAGAGAAGGCACTTGGATTATCTTGGCCAAACATGGTTGAGTGGAATGAAGATTCTGTGCAAGAGGTTCTGGGTTACAAAGAAGCGATGCGCAGAGGGGAGCTGGACTTCAAAGAATACTATATGCGCTTTACCCACCCGATTAAGCATGAAGAACGTATTATCCACGTCATGTTGCACGCCGTGAGAGATGAGCAGGGTGTTTTGATTGGTACAGATGGTCTTATTGAGCACGTGACCGATAAAATCAAAGCCGAAAGGGAATTAAGGCAAGCCGCCAGTGTGTTTGAGTACGCACAGGAAGGGATCATGATTACCGATGCCAAGGCCAATATTCTGGATGTTAATGAAGCCTTCGTTCGAATTACGGGCTACGAGCGGGAGGAAGTCATTGGGCAAAAACCGAATATTCTGAATTCAGGACGCCAATCAACGACATTTTATGCTGAATTGTGGAAAGAGCTCTTTATGGGCGGGCAATGGTCTGGTGAAATTTGGAACCGCCGTAAAGATGGTGAAGAGTACCCTGAAAAAGTTACCATTAGTGGTATCTTTGATAAAGATGGCAATGCGATTCAATATATAGCACTGTTTTCCGACATCAGCTTACAGAAGCAGCAGCAAGCTCAGCTTGAGCATATTGCGCACTATGATAGCTTAACTGGATTGCCGAACCGCTCCCTGCTTTCCGACCGTATTTCCCAAGCGATGGCTTACTCCAACCGACACCATTTACAAATGGCGGTAGTATTTATTGATCTGGATGGATTTAAAGCCGTCAATGATGTTTATGGACACCAAGTCGGGGATAGACTGCTTGTAGAAATCGCTAAACGTTTTGAGCGCTCACTACGCGAGTCAGACACCATCGCCCGCTTAGGGGGAGATGAGTTTGTTGCTGTTATTTCTGACTTTAAACAGCAGAAAGAACTTGAAGCAGTGCTCAAACGTTTGTTGGCAGATGCTAATGAACCTGTGACAATTGGTGGTTCCAAATTGGGCGTTTCAGCCAGTATCGGGGTCAGCTTTTACCGCCAAGGTGCAGATTTGGATGCAGATCAGATTATGCGTCAGGCTGACCAAGCGATGTATCAGGCAAAACTCAGGGGCAAAAACCAAATTTTTATTTTCGAAGAGTCTTCGAAAATTGCGCAAAGCGCTGATTTGTTGGCATTGGAAAAGGCAATGGAGAACAATGAGCTTTGCCTTTATTATCAACCTAAAGTCAATATGCGCACAGGAGAAGTGCTTGGATTTGAGGCTTTGATTCGATGGGAACACCCGGAGAAAGGGTTGCTTTTACCCGCATCATTTTTAACGCTTCTTTATGACCATCCTTTGGCCAATAAGCTCGGCTATTGGGTGATAGAAGAAGCGATGAAACAAATGTGTGTTTGGTTTCAAGCAGGCAAAAATATTTCGGTGAGCGTCAACGTTGAAGGTAGTTTGCTACAAGATGCCAGGTTTGTAACTCAGTTGAAAAAAATGTTGGAGACGTACCCTAATGTTAAACCGGGTTGGCTGACGTTGGAGATATTGGAAAGCTCTGCCATTGAAGACTTGTTCACCGTATCGCAAATCATCATTGAGTGCCGCAAACTGGGGGTTTATTTCTCGATAGATGATTTCGGCACCGGCTATGCTTCATTGACCTATCTAAAAAGCTTGCCTGTCCATGAGTTGAAGATCGACCGGTCTTTTATCAAAGACCTTGCCAGTGATTTACAAAGTTTGGCGATTATGCAGAGTCTGGTCAGTATGGGGCAGGCTTTTAACCTCAAGGTTATTGCTGAAGGTGTTGAAAATGATCAACAGGCAGCGATGCTACTCAAGTTGGGGTATGAGTTAGCTCAAGGATACCGTATCGCCCGCCCAATGCCATCCGCGAATGTTCTGGATTGGTTGAATGCCTGGCAGGTTTTTCCACACTGGCAGCTTGTAGAGAAAATCAAAGATGCTAAAGGGCTGGCACTGGTTGCAATCATCGCCGAGCATAAAGCCTGGGTGGAAATGATTAAACGCTACGTTGAAACCGCATCAAAAGAATTGCCGCCACTTCACCCGAGTGAGTGCCGATTTGGGCGCTGGCTGCAAGGTGAAGGTACGTCTGTTTTGGGCATGCACCGAGATGAAATCGAGAGTCTGCATCAAAGTGTGCATGTGGTTGGTGAAGAGGCGGTAGCCTTGAAGAAAATCGGTGATATTCAGAGCGCCAGAAAAGAATTGAGTGAGCTGGAAAAACTGAAGAATCAAATCGTGTCTATCATAGAGCAATTGATTTCTGAGCGCGGCGAAGAGCTGTTTTCCGAAGAGATGAATCAATCCTAA
- a CDS encoding ABC transporter substrate-binding protein: MFTRRQFMIRSLVSAAAVASLSGCSCRQTLKMAIHPWIGYEPIYLAEDFGLLPHEISLMKGHNASESIQRLKSGEVGAAALTLDEVLRARNQGVALTVVLVFDSSAGADMLLTRPDIFDLIQLKGKRIGYERSAVGELMMSKALQTAGLQETDVIRVNLSPDRQVKAWKSNEVDAVITYEPTASLLKDLGAKMLFDSRQIPETIFDVLAVKTDVLENCPTVIKELVKADFDALVRMNTNLGDAIYRIANHENILPNDIKSALRGVILPSLATNRNYLRRGSSFYRAAQTLNELMYEKGMISRLDDFNKLLSNRYLPEDNV; this comes from the coding sequence ATGTTTACAAGACGTCAGTTCATGATTCGTAGTTTGGTTTCCGCGGCGGCTGTTGCATCACTTTCCGGCTGTTCTTGTCGCCAGACTTTAAAAATGGCGATTCATCCGTGGATAGGCTATGAGCCTATTTATTTAGCAGAAGATTTCGGTCTATTGCCTCATGAAATCTCTTTAATGAAAGGGCATAACGCTTCAGAAAGTATTCAGCGCCTTAAGTCGGGGGAAGTAGGTGCTGCTGCCTTGACTCTAGATGAAGTGTTGAGAGCTCGGAATCAAGGCGTTGCTTTGACGGTCGTATTGGTTTTTGATAGTTCTGCAGGAGCCGACATGCTACTGACACGCCCTGATATTTTTGATTTGATTCAGTTGAAAGGCAAGCGAATCGGTTACGAAAGAAGCGCTGTTGGTGAGTTGATGATGTCAAAAGCATTGCAAACGGCTGGATTGCAAGAAACGGACGTCATTAGAGTTAATTTATCGCCGGATAGGCAAGTTAAAGCTTGGAAAAGCAATGAGGTTGACGCGGTGATTACCTATGAACCGACTGCAAGCTTGCTGAAAGATTTGGGGGCAAAAATGCTGTTCGATAGTCGCCAGATTCCTGAAACCATATTTGATGTGTTGGCGGTCAAAACTGACGTGTTGGAAAATTGCCCAACAGTAATCAAGGAGTTGGTCAAGGCTGACTTCGATGCGCTGGTGCGTATGAACACTAACTTGGGCGATGCAATTTATCGTATCGCTAACCACGAAAACATTTTGCCGAATGATATTAAATCTGCATTAAGAGGTGTGATTTTGCCGAGTTTGGCGACCAACAGGAATTATTTGAGACGAGGGTCATCTTTTTACCGTGCCGCTCAGACATTGAATGAGCTCATGTATGAAAAAGGCATGATTTCTCGTCTTGATGATTTCAATAAACTGTTATCAAACCGATACTTACCGGAAGATAATGTATGA
- a CDS encoding VIT1/CCC1 transporter family protein → MAFIAVGITPLIPYLILGLSMTTQFTTSSLIAMLMFFSIGLMKSLSLGKIKLTSVIKTLIMGSAAASIAFLTGYGLQHLFGISMI, encoded by the coding sequence TTGGCATTCATCGCCGTCGGCATAACGCCCTTGATACCCTATTTAATACTAGGTTTAAGTATGACGACACAATTCACTACAAGCTCGTTAATTGCTATGCTCATGTTTTTCTCCATCGGTTTGATGAAAAGCTTATCCCTAGGAAAAATCAAGCTGACTTCCGTCATAAAAACACTGATAATGGGTAGTGCTGCTGCAAGCATTGCTTTTTTGACAGGGTATGGTCTGCAACACCTGTTTGGAATAAGTATGATTTGA
- a CDS encoding GGDEF domain-containing protein produces the protein MLETDFHTYIYALHAVLITSTASILLVIFSLQNRELPVASIRLFKLFFLFAIISWTLLAARDLYGPTHKFLPPGTGYIISSFLLLIAVKQCSDDLKKIAFIAGLHIIPIYAIFHAEGAFQHILVGSIYALFVYPIIFYASLKRAIKLKNIGSGLIALSALVIVITAPIQLYLAYEFNSLRTAYTIAFTATTTSFILVSIGFLTSILIHDHRQLLDLALNDPLTGVLNRRGLTKALPIILSTTEVQQTLLNVISVDIDYFKQVNDSYGHKVGDAVLIEVAKVLQETSRQGDLVARIGGEEFVLILPSLTLDVTKDIAERIRHKIESTPIQFPECDIQVTASFGIASASGRINFDTLLKEADKMLYQAKNNGRNCICCQENLDMA, from the coding sequence ATGCTAGAAACAGATTTTCACACATACATTTATGCGTTACATGCCGTTTTAATCACGTCTACAGCAAGTATTCTCCTTGTCATTTTCTCTTTGCAGAACAGAGAACTTCCTGTTGCTTCAATTCGACTGTTCAAATTGTTTTTCTTGTTTGCAATTATCAGTTGGACTTTACTGGCTGCAAGAGACCTTTATGGTCCGACTCACAAGTTCCTACCTCCGGGAACAGGCTATATTATTAGTAGCTTTTTATTGTTGATTGCCGTAAAACAATGCTCTGACGACCTTAAGAAAATTGCATTCATCGCCGGACTTCACATCATCCCGATCTATGCCATATTTCACGCTGAAGGCGCTTTCCAACATATACTGGTTGGTTCAATCTATGCGTTATTTGTTTATCCGATTATCTTCTACGCCTCACTGAAACGCGCCATTAAACTTAAGAATATCGGTAGTGGATTAATTGCACTCAGTGCATTAGTTATCGTCATAACCGCTCCAATCCAACTCTACTTGGCATACGAGTTCAACAGTTTACGTACAGCTTATACCATTGCCTTTACAGCCACGACGACAAGCTTCATCCTTGTTTCCATCGGCTTCCTGACATCAATATTGATTCATGACCATAGGCAACTATTGGACTTGGCGCTCAACGACCCTTTAACGGGCGTTTTAAACCGTAGAGGTCTGACAAAAGCATTGCCTATTATTTTGTCGACAACAGAAGTTCAGCAAACACTATTAAATGTAATCTCGGTTGACATTGATTACTTCAAGCAAGTGAATGACAGCTATGGCCATAAAGTGGGGGACGCTGTTTTAATAGAAGTTGCAAAGGTTCTCCAAGAGACTTCAAGGCAGGGAGACTTAGTGGCTCGCATTGGTGGAGAAGAATTTGTACTGATATTGCCAAGCTTAACCTTAGATGTAACCAAAGACATTGCCGAACGGATAAGGCATAAAATTGAGTCCACACCAATACAGTTTCCTGAATGCGACATTCAGGTCACGGCGAGCTTTGGAATTGCCTCCGCATCTGGCAGGATTAATTTCGACACCTTACTGAAAGAAGCAGATAAGATGCTTTATCAAGCTAAGAACAATGGTAGAAACTGTATTTGCTGCCAAGAAAACCTAGATATGGCTTAA
- a CDS encoding M16 family metallopeptidase encodes MMKRFSLYLLLGVGLLFLLPAEAAVKIQHWNTSNGARVYFVQANQLPMMDVELKFDAGSARDGDQFGLAYLTSALIGTSTSKLAEDVISSDFNNIGAQFGTDAGRDSASIYLRTLTRPQILNQALSVFEQVASNAVFKPEILDRERNRLYLQLKQKAVTPSALMSDKLWSELYGKHPYAHPPEGTQQSLEKLTAQSLKDFYRQYYVASNAQVTIVGKLTRKEAEQIATRLTQALPEGKKPATLPPPLPLEKAEVVHIPFTATQTHYALAQMGVERGNPDYAALFVGNQILGGSGFSSLLMENVREKRGLVYGVYSYFVPMKVAGPFIISLSTKNANEEKADKVVRETLEHFMKGFSDKKLKAIKSNLIDGFPLRMDSNSKLLAYASMIGFYGLPLDYLQSFPKAISKVTKQDILKAWSKHVHPPALLQVTVGQK; translated from the coding sequence ATGATGAAACGATTCAGTTTGTATCTGTTGTTAGGAGTGGGGCTGTTATTTTTACTTCCTGCGGAAGCTGCTGTAAAAATCCAACACTGGAATACATCAAATGGCGCTCGAGTATACTTCGTTCAGGCAAATCAATTGCCAATGATGGATGTTGAACTGAAGTTCGATGCTGGCTCTGCAAGAGATGGCGATCAATTTGGTTTGGCCTATCTGACGTCTGCGTTGATAGGTACCTCTACCAGTAAGTTGGCAGAGGATGTCATCAGCTCTGACTTCAATAATATTGGCGCACAGTTCGGTACGGATGCCGGGCGAGATAGTGCTTCTATTTACCTCAGAACATTGACTCGCCCCCAAATCCTTAACCAAGCTTTATCAGTATTTGAGCAGGTGGCATCCAATGCCGTATTCAAACCAGAAATTTTGGATAGGGAGCGTAACCGTTTGTATTTGCAGTTGAAGCAAAAAGCTGTCACGCCATCAGCACTAATGTCTGATAAATTGTGGTCTGAATTGTATGGAAAACACCCTTATGCTCATCCACCTGAAGGTACCCAGCAATCGTTGGAAAAATTGACGGCACAATCGTTGAAAGACTTTTATCGACAATACTACGTTGCCAGTAATGCACAGGTAACCATTGTAGGTAAACTTACCCGAAAGGAAGCTGAGCAAATTGCCACGCGGCTGACACAGGCATTGCCTGAGGGTAAAAAGCCAGCCACTTTGCCACCTCCATTACCACTAGAAAAGGCAGAGGTCGTTCACATTCCATTTACCGCGACACAAACGCATTATGCTTTGGCGCAGATGGGTGTTGAGCGAGGTAACCCCGACTACGCTGCGTTATTTGTGGGGAATCAGATTTTAGGTGGCAGTGGTTTCAGTTCACTTCTCATGGAGAATGTTCGTGAAAAACGCGGCTTGGTTTATGGGGTGTATAGTTATTTTGTCCCGATGAAAGTTGCAGGTCCATTTATCATCAGTTTATCAACTAAAAATGCCAATGAAGAAAAGGCAGATAAGGTCGTTAGAGAAACGTTAGAACATTTCATGAAAGGGTTTTCGGATAAGAAGTTGAAAGCCATCAAAAGCAATTTGATTGATGGTTTTCCGCTAAGAATGGATAGTAACAGCAAACTCCTGGCATATGCTTCGATGATAGGGTTTTATGGGCTACCGTTGGATTATTTGCAGAGTTTTCCGAAAGCCATTTCTAAAGTGACCAAGCAGGATATCTTAAAAGCCTGGTCTAAACATGTACACCCGCCAGCTTTGCTTCAAGTTACCGTTGGGCAAAAGTAG